The genomic stretch GAGCTTTTTGAAAAGGGTATTCCTGTCCTGTAAGTGATCCCTTTATTTTTCAGGTCGTCATAGATTTTCGAAATCGAACGGCATTCAAGATAACTTTCATAAATGCTTTTTACGATCCTTGCTTCGGCTTCATTTATTATCAGTTTCTTATTTTCCTTTTTGTAGCCGAACGGCACAAGCCCGCCGTTCCATAGGCCTTTTTGCGCTCGCTCATAAAGCTTGTCCTTTGTCCGTTCGCTTGTGAGCTCTCTTTCAAACTGAGCAAAGGTCAGCATGATGTTCCGCAATAGCCTGCCCGAAGGGGTGGAAGTATCAAACCTTTCGGTTACGGAAATAAAATTAACTCCGTATTTTTCAAAGAGTTCAATTAACTGGTAAAAATCTCTTGGCGATCTGGTCAATCGGTCAATCTTATAGGCAATAACGAGGTTAATTTTATTTTCCCTGATGTCGTTCAGCATATCGGTCAGGCCCGGGCGGTTCATGTTCGCGCCGGTGAAACCAGCGTCAACATAGGATTTGTAAATTTCCATGTCTTCCTGACTGTTGACGAACGATCTAATTTTCGCTTCCTGCGCCTCGCAGGAATTAAACTCAACTTCTGCCTGATTGTCCGTGCTCACTCTGGTGTAGATTGCGCATTTTAGTTTAATTTGCATTTTAGCCCCCTTAGTGGTAAAATAACAACAAAATTAGTGCAATATATTCTGGCAATAGAATTATAGCAATATATTGTCATAGAGGTCAAGGGCTAAAATGTTAAGCGAAAATATAAAAAGGATCAGGCAAAAGAAAGGTTTATCTCAGGACAAATTGGCGAAAGTCGCCGATGTCACCCACACAACCCTCGTCAAAATTGAATCGGGCGCAAACGATAATCCCACTATCAAAACCCTCCAAAAGATCGCAGGTGCTCTTGAAGTAACTCTCGATGAGCTTATAAAAAAATCCAAATAGGGGAGCGGGTCAAACGGGCAGTGTGAACGGCGTGAACGCGCCTGTTTGGAACTGCTTGGGTGGGCGGGGAATAAATGAAGTTTCAACCGCATTACAAACCCTGACCTTGTTTGTGAAAGGCCTGCGGAGTAGTTCGACAGGCTCACTACGACGAAAAGGACTTGAGAAAAGTCTTTGGGCAAAAAAATTCATTCAGGGTATTTCTTATTCAAAACAAAATATTATTGTTGAGCTCCGCATGTTTGAGCCGCAGGCTCCGTCAATAATGCGAAATCCCCAGTCTGGGATAAATTTAAAGTCTTTC from Elusimicrobiota bacterium encodes the following:
- a CDS encoding helix-turn-helix transcriptional regulator, translating into MLSENIKRIRQKKGLSQDKLAKVADVTHTTLVKIESGANDNPTIKTLQKIAGALEVTLDELIKKSK